A single window of Desulfuromonas sp. TF DNA harbors:
- the larC gene encoding nickel pincer cofactor biosynthesis protein LarC codes for MRTLFLDTFSGISGDMFLGLMVDLGVELPEIESEIRKLPVSGWQLACRREKRTGIEGTRVQVICDEQHHHRTWADIDRLLAESDLVPPVRELSRRIFRRIGVAEAAVHGVPLETVHFHEVGALDSIVDVVGAAAGLHLLGASEVVCSPLPLSRGMIETAHGIFPLPAPATVEILKGCPVSDGGSDKELVTPTGAAIAAEIASFGLLPGMTVAEVGYGVGGRHLPDRPNLLRGILGETSVEGEIDRVAVLETHLDDANPEWLGALMDRLLEEGALDAGYAPLQMKKNRPGLRVTVVAPTDRADLLCRLLLRESSAIGVRTYETRRIKLRREEKEIATPLGPARVKLLYDGNQLVRVTPEYDSCRHLSETGGRPLPEVYRIVERASDGFFERQEKG; via the coding sequence ATGAGAACCCTGTTCCTGGATACCTTCTCCGGCATTTCCGGCGACATGTTTCTCGGCCTGATGGTCGACCTTGGAGTCGAGCTGCCGGAAATCGAATCAGAAATCAGAAAGCTGCCGGTTTCCGGCTGGCAACTCGCCTGTCGACGGGAAAAGCGCACCGGCATCGAGGGGACACGGGTGCAGGTGATCTGCGATGAGCAGCATCATCACCGCACCTGGGCGGATATCGACCGGCTGCTGGCAGAATCCGATCTCGTCCCCCCGGTCAGGGAACTTTCCCGGCGCATTTTCCGCCGCATCGGCGTGGCGGAAGCCGCAGTGCACGGAGTCCCCCTGGAGACGGTTCATTTCCACGAAGTGGGGGCGCTCGACTCCATCGTCGACGTGGTCGGAGCCGCCGCCGGTCTGCACCTGCTGGGCGCATCGGAGGTCGTCTGTTCGCCTCTCCCACTCTCCCGGGGCATGATTGAAACCGCTCACGGCATCTTTCCCCTCCCCGCTCCGGCCACGGTGGAAATCCTCAAGGGATGCCCGGTGTCCGACGGCGGTTCGGACAAGGAGCTGGTCACCCCCACCGGAGCGGCTATCGCCGCCGAGATCGCCTCCTTCGGCCTTCTTCCGGGCATGACCGTGGCGGAAGTCGGCTACGGGGTCGGCGGACGCCACCTTCCGGACCGCCCCAACCTGCTGCGCGGCATCCTGGGCGAGACTTCTGTCGAAGGTGAAATAGATCGGGTTGCCGTTCTCGAAACCCATCTCGACGATGCCAACCCCGAATGGCTGGGAGCGCTGATGGACCGCCTGCTGGAAGAGGGAGCTCTCGATGCGGGGTATGCCCCCCTACAGATGAAAAAGAACCGACCCGGTCTCCGGGTCACTGTGGTAGCCCCCACGGACCGGGCCGACCTGCTCTGCCGCCTCCTGTTGAGGGAGAGCAGCGCCATCGGGGTACGCACCTATGAAACCCGCCGCATTAAACTGCGCCGCGAAGAGAAAGAGATCGCCACCCCCCTGGGCCCGGCAAGGGTCAAACTCCTTTACGACGGCAACCAACTAGTGCGGGTCACCCCGGAATACGACAGCTGCCGCCATCTATCCGAGACCGGCGGCCGCCCACTTCCCGAGGTCTATCGGATTGTGGAACGGGCCTCGGATGGTTTTTTTGAGAGACAGGAGAAAGGTTAA
- the larB gene encoding nickel pincer cofactor biosynthesis protein LarB, which translates to MNPTELKNLLTSLSEGKLSVDEGMERLRLLPFEDVGVALIDHHRELRQGIPEIILGEGKSLEQLLTIVERMAERGNNVLVTRLAREKAYPLLEVFPKGDYDPDGRTFALVQKPIEMTGRGKVLVVCAGTSDIPVLREASVTARMLGNEVEEIIDVGVAGIHRLLARTESLREAAVIIVVAGMEGALPSVVGGLVPMPVIAVPTAIGYGAAFGGVAALLGMLNSCASGVTVVNIDNGFGAAFAATRINRLGAGKA; encoded by the coding sequence ATGAATCCGACCGAACTGAAAAATCTCCTCACCTCTCTGAGCGAGGGGAAGCTTTCCGTCGACGAAGGGATGGAGCGTCTGCGCCTGCTCCCCTTCGAGGATGTGGGAGTCGCCCTGATCGACCATCACCGGGAGCTTCGACAGGGAATTCCCGAAATCATTCTCGGCGAGGGGAAGAGCCTTGAGCAACTTCTCACCATTGTCGAGAGGATGGCCGAGCGGGGAAACAACGTCCTGGTTACACGGCTCGCCCGGGAGAAAGCGTATCCGCTGCTGGAGGTCTTTCCGAAGGGAGACTATGATCCCGACGGCCGCACATTCGCACTGGTCCAGAAGCCGATCGAGATGACCGGTCGGGGGAAGGTTCTGGTGGTCTGCGCCGGCACTTCGGACATTCCCGTCCTCCGCGAGGCGTCGGTCACCGCCCGGATGCTGGGCAACGAGGTGGAGGAGATCATCGATGTCGGCGTGGCGGGCATCCACCGTCTGCTGGCCCGGACCGAGTCCCTGCGTGAAGCGGCGGTCATCATTGTCGTGGCCGGCATGGAAGGCGCCCTTCCCTCGGTGGTCGGCGGCCTTGTGCCGATGCCGGTGATCGCCGTTCCCACCGCCATCGGCTATGGGGCGGCTTTCGGCGGAGTGGCCGCTCTTCTGGGAATGCTCAATTCCTGCGCCAGCGGGGTGACGGTGGTCAACATCGACAACGGCTTCGGCGCCGCCTTTGCCGCAACCCGCATCAACCGCCTTGGGGCAGGCAAAGCATGA
- a CDS encoding alpha/beta fold hydrolase → MHFSQDLSRLADRSFLDDVAKKIILGDGRALGYAEYGDPGSKPLFYFHGFPASRFEAELTASAAKKAGLRIIAADRPGFGISDGKPGRTIPGWADDVTELADALGIGRFAILGVSGGGPYALACARMIPQRLTAAGIVCSLGPLAGTGLLTGMRWPARLFFGLSLRSPSLLRLVLDLLGPFLRRQPSATLNLLTTAAPAADRTVLARPEVQRILAASMKEAFRDGVQGAIAELDLYSRPWGFAPAEISETVHLWHGTADATVPPSHGRYLAAALPHCRAAFVAGEGHFSLPLGHMEEILHTLSR, encoded by the coding sequence ATGCATTTTTCACAAGACCTGTCCCGCCTCGCGGACAGGTCTTTCCTTGATGACGTCGCAAAAAAGATCATCCTCGGCGACGGCCGCGCCCTGGGGTACGCGGAGTACGGCGATCCGGGGAGCAAACCGCTCTTCTACTTCCATGGATTTCCCGCCTCCCGCTTCGAAGCCGAACTGACCGCGTCAGCCGCGAAGAAGGCGGGGCTGAGGATCATCGCCGCGGACCGGCCCGGCTTCGGGATATCCGACGGCAAACCCGGCCGTACCATCCCCGGCTGGGCCGACGACGTAACTGAGCTGGCGGACGCCCTGGGAATCGGACGTTTCGCCATTCTGGGTGTTTCGGGGGGAGGGCCCTACGCCCTCGCCTGCGCCCGCATGATCCCTCAGAGACTCACCGCAGCCGGGATCGTCTGCTCCCTGGGGCCGCTGGCCGGCACGGGCCTGCTGACGGGGATGCGTTGGCCGGCCCGCCTGTTTTTCGGCCTCTCCCTGAGATCGCCGAGCCTGCTGCGGCTTGTCCTGGACCTTCTCGGGCCTTTCCTGCGCCGGCAGCCGTCCGCCACACTGAACCTGCTGACGACCGCCGCCCCCGCAGCCGACCGGACGGTGCTGGCCCGCCCCGAAGTGCAAAGAATTCTGGCCGCTTCAATGAAGGAAGCGTTTCGGGACGGAGTTCAGGGGGCGATCGCTGAACTGGACCTTTACAGCCGTCCCTGGGGTTTCGCCCCGGCTGAGATCTCCGAAACGGTTCACCTCTGGCACGGCACCGCCGATGCAACGGTCCCACCCTCCCATGGTCGATACCTTGCCGCCGCCCTGCCGCACTGCCGGGCCGCTTTCGTCGCCGGAGAAGGACATTTTTCCCTGCCGCTGGGTCACATGGAGGAGATTCTGCACACCTTGAGCAGATAA
- a CDS encoding MBL fold metallo-hydrolase, producing MNLRRLRLPFRCIEPTFFSGLLDDPVLLLNIRPLGRSVLVDCGQIHHLAKRVLKSVDVLFITHAHMDHFMGMDTFVRNVHVSPRTIELVGPPGIAGSLAHKLAGYVWNLTEDYWCSFRVREISDSAVSTFFLPGPEGFPCRKEGECPRTGRMIYRNDFMTAEAELGDHKTPVLIFRFTENPSFQVDESKIEEAGLARGPWLKELKKLFFRGRLEEEKLRVLRRRGDSGEESLEDAGTVYRLIRKDRKPASIGYVTDIGFTEENLAKVLDLLRGVTLLICECSYLKEEREKARLSYHLCTSDVNFLLRELRPSCFLPMHLSKTYIHRCHELYEQLEIPPEVTLVHLPEHVTPRPLLPQEVP from the coding sequence ATGAACCTTCGCCGTCTTCGTCTCCCTTTTCGCTGCATCGAGCCGACCTTTTTTTCAGGTCTTCTCGACGATCCCGTCCTTCTGCTCAACATCCGTCCCCTGGGGCGCAGCGTCCTTGTCGATTGCGGCCAGATTCATCACCTGGCCAAGCGGGTTCTGAAATCGGTGGACGTGCTCTTCATAACCCATGCGCACATGGACCATTTCATGGGGATGGACACATTCGTCCGCAATGTCCATGTCTCTCCCCGTACGATTGAACTGGTCGGACCGCCGGGGATCGCCGGCAGTCTGGCGCACAAGCTCGCCGGTTATGTCTGGAACCTGACGGAAGACTATTGGTGCAGCTTCCGGGTCCGGGAAATCTCCGACAGCGCCGTCAGCACCTTCTTCCTCCCCGGACCGGAGGGGTTCCCCTGTCGCAAGGAGGGGGAATGCCCTCGGACGGGACGCATGATTTACAGGAACGATTTCATGACGGCGGAGGCCGAGCTTGGCGATCACAAGACCCCCGTGCTCATCTTCCGTTTCACCGAAAACCCCTCCTTTCAGGTGGACGAAAGTAAAATAGAAGAGGCGGGTCTCGCCAGGGGCCCCTGGCTCAAGGAGCTGAAAAAGCTCTTTTTCCGCGGACGGCTTGAAGAAGAGAAGTTAAGAGTGTTGCGCCGAAGGGGAGACAGCGGGGAGGAAAGCCTGGAGGATGCCGGGACGGTGTATCGGCTCATCCGGAAAGATCGGAAGCCTGCCAGCATCGGTTATGTCACCGATATCGGATTCACGGAGGAGAACCTGGCAAAGGTCCTCGATCTGCTGCGGGGCGTCACCCTGCTGATCTGCGAATGTTCCTACCTGAAAGAGGAACGGGAGAAGGCCCGCCTTTCTTATCATCTATGCACCAGCGATGTCAATTTTCTCCTCCGGGAATTGCGTCCCTCCTGCTTTCTTCCGATGCACCTTTCCAAGACCTACATCCATCGCTGCCATGAGCTCTATGAACAGCTGGAAATCCCGCCGGAAGTCACCCTGGTGCACCTTCCGGAACACGTCACCCCGCGCCCCCTCCTGCCGCAAGAAGTACCGTGA
- a CDS encoding PAS domain-containing hybrid sensor histidine kinase/response regulator: MQKNDRQSREKAQKDLKERILQLEAERDAALKRVCALEGELGVGDAQQSAWEILRFIDSMPQLAWAAGPEGNVDFCNRQHEEFEGLAKNPDGNWDWKTAVHPDDLEGTVAAWESALQSGTIYEIEHRLRRADGSFGWYLSRAVPVRDSQGRISRWYGTATDIDALKRAERALGAFFENVAAGMVEMDRDGRFLRANEKFCRISGYTWEELMQMTMAELTHPDDREEDLRKFNDFKRGITPTYETEKRYLRKDGQVAWIQVSAGMIIGDGGHLQRTAAVVRDITLQKEAEAALQEAESRLKLALDASGIGSWELDLVKNTVWRTLRHDQIFGYGSLLPEWSYGLFLKHVVAEDREEVDRKFQEALMGGDTWNFECRIRRADGAVRWIWAQGRTRRDKGKPSCMYGLVADVTERKTLEENLQKAQQAAEEGSRAKSEFLANMSHEIRTPMTVFMAALEHLLQIDRSPERRPFLEMADQAAQRLRALIDDILDFSRIEARRLDLQDEPFDLRACIRNSVAMMELKAREKNLGLEMDVSPEIPRLVSGDPDRLGQVLINLMGNAVKFTSEGEVKISVRLRGKDVEFAISDTGIGIPAEKKEELFQSFSQADSSFTRRFGGTGLGLAISKGLVELMGGRIGVRSRPGGGSVFFFDLPMKPVEGPIPSAERVEAAEASFSEAHILIADDEPMIREMVLRTLAQRGWQAEIAVTGREAVRKWEEGNFDVVFMDLQMPEMDGLEATRRIREMENRTGRKTCIVGLTAHARPEVRERCLEAGMDMVLTKPVRMNELYSAIEDCLNI; encoded by the coding sequence ATGCAAAAGAACGATCGACAGAGCCGGGAGAAAGCGCAGAAGGATCTCAAAGAGAGAATCCTGCAGTTGGAAGCTGAGAGGGACGCCGCTCTCAAGCGGGTCTGCGCCCTGGAAGGGGAGTTGGGCGTGGGTGACGCCCAACAAAGCGCGTGGGAAATTTTGCGGTTCATCGATTCGATGCCCCAGCTGGCCTGGGCTGCCGGGCCCGAGGGAAATGTCGATTTCTGCAACCGGCAGCATGAAGAATTCGAGGGTCTGGCAAAGAATCCGGATGGAAACTGGGACTGGAAAACGGCTGTCCATCCCGATGACCTGGAGGGTACGGTCGCTGCCTGGGAGTCCGCCCTGCAATCCGGAACGATCTATGAGATCGAGCATCGTCTCCGACGCGCCGACGGCTCCTTCGGATGGTACTTGAGCCGTGCGGTGCCGGTTCGCGACAGCCAGGGCCGGATCTCCAGATGGTATGGCACGGCCACGGATATCGACGCCCTTAAAAGAGCCGAACGGGCGCTGGGAGCATTCTTCGAGAATGTGGCCGCAGGTATGGTGGAGATGGATCGGGATGGCCGCTTTCTGCGCGCCAACGAAAAATTCTGCCGCATCAGCGGCTATACATGGGAAGAGCTTATGCAGATGACCATGGCGGAACTCACCCATCCGGATGACCGGGAGGAAGATCTGCGGAAATTCAATGATTTCAAGAGAGGAATAACTCCAACCTATGAAACGGAGAAACGCTATCTGCGCAAGGATGGTCAGGTTGCCTGGATACAAGTGTCGGCAGGAATGATAATCGGAGACGGGGGCCATCTGCAGCGCACTGCCGCGGTGGTGCGCGACATCACGCTTCAGAAAGAGGCCGAAGCCGCCCTTCAGGAGGCGGAGAGCCGCCTGAAGCTTGCCTTGGATGCCTCCGGAATCGGAAGCTGGGAACTGGATCTGGTCAAAAACACGGTCTGGCGAACCCTGCGCCACGACCAGATATTCGGATACGGCTCTTTGCTGCCGGAATGGAGTTACGGCCTCTTCCTGAAGCACGTGGTTGCCGAGGACAGGGAGGAGGTCGATCGCAAATTCCAGGAAGCCCTGATGGGCGGAGACACCTGGAATTTCGAATGCCGCATCCGGCGGGCGGACGGGGCCGTTCGCTGGATATGGGCTCAGGGACGGACTCGCCGAGACAAGGGGAAACCCAGTTGCATGTACGGTCTGGTTGCCGATGTCACGGAGCGCAAAACCCTGGAAGAAAATTTGCAGAAGGCCCAGCAGGCGGCGGAGGAAGGCAGCCGCGCGAAAAGCGAATTCCTGGCCAACATGAGCCACGAAATCCGCACCCCCATGACGGTTTTCATGGCCGCTCTCGAACATCTGCTTCAGATCGACCGAAGTCCCGAACGGCGCCCCTTTCTGGAAATGGCCGATCAGGCGGCCCAGCGCCTGCGTGCCCTCATCGACGACATTCTCGATTTTTCCCGAATTGAGGCGCGGCGGCTGGATCTTCAGGATGAACCCTTCGATCTGCGGGCCTGCATCCGGAATTCCGTGGCAATGATGGAACTGAAGGCCCGGGAGAAGAACCTGGGTCTGGAAATGGACGTCTCACCGGAAATTCCACGCCTGGTGAGCGGCGACCCGGACCGACTGGGGCAGGTTCTCATCAACCTGATGGGAAATGCTGTAAAATTCACCTCAGAGGGGGAAGTGAAAATCTCCGTCCGGCTTCGCGGCAAGGACGTCGAGTTCGCCATCAGCGACACAGGTATCGGCATACCGGCAGAAAAAAAGGAGGAGCTTTTTCAGAGTTTCAGTCAGGCGGATAGTTCCTTCACCCGCAGGTTCGGCGGTACCGGCCTGGGATTGGCCATATCCAAGGGGCTGGTTGAACTGATGGGGGGGCGGATCGGAGTCAGAAGCCGTCCGGGGGGAGGAAGCGTATTCTTCTTCGACCTGCCGATGAAACCTGTCGAGGGTCCGATACCTTCGGCGGAACGGGTTGAAGCCGCGGAAGCATCGTTTTCGGAGGCACATATCCTGATCGCCGATGACGAGCCGATGATTCGGGAGATGGTCCTGAGGACGCTGGCGCAGCGCGGCTGGCAGGCGGAAATTGCCGTGACCGGGCGTGAGGCCGTGCGGAAGTGGGAAGAAGGGAATTTCGACGTGGTTTTCATGGACCTGCAGATGCCGGAGATGGATGGCCTCGAGGCCACCCGGAGAATACGGGAAATGGAGAACCGGACCGGCAGGAAAACCTGCATCGTCGGTCTGACCGCTCATGCCCGGCCCGAGGTCAGGGAACGGTGCCTGGAAGCGGGGATGGACATGGTCCTGACCAAGCCGGTCCGGATGAACGAGCTGTATTCGGCCATTGAAGATTGCCTCAACATTTGA
- a CDS encoding 4a-hydroxytetrahydrobiopterin dehydratase, producing the protein MNESGSIDLASRHCTPCEGGTPPLSREEVGRMMGQLEGWESFDGRIEREFRFKNYYQTMAFVNAVAWIANRENHHPAMQVGYNICRVSYTTHAIGGLSENDFICAAKVEALLSD; encoded by the coding sequence ATGAATGAGAGCGGATCAATTGACCTTGCCTCCCGACATTGCACCCCCTGCGAGGGGGGGACGCCGCCTCTGTCACGGGAGGAGGTGGGCAGGATGATGGGGCAGTTGGAGGGATGGGAATCCTTTGACGGGAGGATCGAACGGGAATTCAGGTTCAAGAATTACTATCAGACCATGGCCTTCGTCAACGCCGTCGCCTGGATCGCCAATCGGGAGAACCACCATCCGGCTATGCAGGTGGGTTACAACATCTGTCGGGTCAGCTACACCACCCATGCCATCGGCGGGTTGTCGGAGAATGATTTCATCTGTGCGGCGAAGGTGGAGGCGTTGCTCTCGGACTGA
- a CDS encoding Rrf2 family transcriptional regulator, translating to MISKKTKYGLQALLILAREHGRGPILIAELAERDRIPKKFLESILLQLKNAGILGSRKGKGGGYFLARDPSQITMGRAVRVLEGPLAPVPCVSETAYQKCQECDDEASCGIRLVMKDVRDAIADILDHTTLQEVVARSSAATRIFRQVIDYQI from the coding sequence ATGATTTCTAAAAAAACGAAATATGGCCTGCAAGCCCTTTTGATCCTGGCCCGGGAACATGGCCGGGGGCCGATACTGATCGCCGAGCTGGCGGAACGGGACAGAATTCCCAAAAAATTCCTGGAATCGATTCTCCTGCAGTTGAAAAATGCAGGAATTCTGGGGAGCCGCAAGGGCAAAGGGGGCGGTTATTTCCTCGCCCGCGACCCTTCGCAGATTACCATGGGCAGGGCTGTTCGGGTTCTGGAAGGACCGCTGGCGCCCGTTCCCTGCGTCAGCGAGACAGCTTATCAGAAGTGCCAGGAATGCGATGACGAGGCGAGTTGCGGAATTCGGCTGGTGATGAAAGATGTGCGCGATGCCATCGCCGATATTCTTGACCACACGACCTTGCAGGAGGTCGTCGCGCGTTCCTCGGCGGCAACACGAATTTTCAGGCAGGTCATAGATTATCAGATATAA
- a CDS encoding SLC13 family permease — protein sequence MSFAAVFTLIVVVLMLVALVLELHAPDVIVFSALGVLLLTDVISVKDALAGFSNSGMLTVAILFIVAYAAQSSGLLGFFAGKIMGRSGDGRRTMVKMMVPVAAMSAFLNNTPIVAMFTPTIRDWARKHKLSPSRFLIPLSYASIFGGICTLIGTSTNLVVNGLMQQSFQQSLSMFELAWVGIPCAVAGIVYVTVFGRHLLPKHPALTEDFAGSAREYLLEMRVPKKSPLIGKTVAEAGLRNLEQLFLTEIERQGSMIAPVKSSDVLEPGDHLHFIGVAEGVMRVQTMQGLAPSHGRDFCRDLQKTGTGRVIEAVVSRSSPMLGKTIKEGNFRARYDAVVLAVHRHGERLAVPLGQLVLKPGDTLLLLAGDDFFKRWNNARDFYMISKITDMPTVNRRKTIISLAALGGMVALSAFGVLSILKAAILTAIVLLVTRCVTVVEARRSIELNVLIVIASALGISKALEATGAAGFLAQYLIGAAEGMGPIVLLAAIYLITSIATEVITNNAAAALIFPIAVATATQAGLDPKPFAIAIAIAASASFATPIGYQTNLMVYGPGGYRFRDFLKIGIPLNLLFMVVTVFVVPMVWKF from the coding sequence ATGAGTTTTGCGGCCGTCTTCACCTTGATTGTCGTTGTCCTGATGCTTGTTGCGCTCGTGCTTGAGCTGCACGCGCCGGACGTCATCGTTTTTTCCGCTCTCGGCGTGCTGTTGCTCACCGATGTGATTTCGGTTAAGGATGCGCTGGCCGGGTTTTCAAACAGCGGCATGCTGACGGTTGCCATACTGTTCATCGTCGCTTATGCGGCGCAGTCCTCGGGGCTGCTGGGATTTTTTGCAGGCAAGATCATGGGGCGCTCCGGAGATGGCCGCAGAACGATGGTGAAGATGATGGTCCCGGTTGCAGCCATGTCGGCCTTTCTCAACAATACACCGATTGTCGCCATGTTCACGCCGACTATCCGGGATTGGGCCCGCAAGCACAAGTTGTCGCCTTCCAGGTTCCTGATCCCCCTCTCCTACGCCTCCATCTTCGGCGGTATCTGCACCCTGATCGGCACGTCGACCAACCTGGTGGTCAACGGCTTGATGCAGCAGTCCTTTCAGCAGTCGCTCAGCATGTTCGAACTGGCCTGGGTGGGGATCCCCTGTGCCGTGGCCGGAATAGTGTATGTGACCGTTTTCGGCCGTCATCTACTGCCGAAACACCCCGCCCTTACGGAAGATTTCGCCGGCAGTGCTCGTGAATACCTGCTGGAAATGAGGGTGCCAAAAAAAAGTCCCCTGATCGGGAAAACCGTTGCGGAGGCGGGGTTGCGTAATCTCGAACAACTGTTTCTGACCGAGATTGAAAGGCAAGGCAGCATGATTGCGCCGGTCAAATCGAGCGACGTCCTGGAACCCGGCGACCATCTCCACTTCATCGGCGTGGCCGAGGGGGTCATGCGGGTACAGACCATGCAGGGCCTTGCACCCTCGCATGGGCGCGATTTCTGCCGGGACCTGCAGAAGACCGGCACTGGCAGAGTCATCGAGGCGGTGGTCTCGCGCTCCTCGCCGATGCTCGGCAAGACCATCAAGGAGGGAAATTTTCGGGCGCGCTACGACGCTGTTGTTCTGGCTGTTCACCGGCACGGCGAGAGGCTGGCCGTACCGCTCGGGCAACTTGTGCTGAAGCCGGGGGACACGCTGCTGTTGCTGGCAGGCGACGACTTTTTCAAGAGATGGAATAATGCCCGCGATTTTTACATGATCTCGAAGATCACCGACATGCCGACGGTAAACCGCAGGAAAACCATTATTTCGCTGGCGGCTCTGGGCGGCATGGTGGCGCTGTCGGCCTTCGGGGTCCTCAGCATCCTGAAGGCGGCGATTCTGACGGCGATTGTTTTGCTCGTCACGCGATGCGTGACGGTCGTGGAAGCGCGCCGCTCGATCGAGCTCAATGTGCTGATCGTGATCGCATCGGCGCTTGGGATCAGCAAAGCGCTGGAGGCGACCGGAGCAGCGGGCTTTCTGGCGCAATACTTGATCGGCGCGGCCGAAGGGATGGGCCCGATCGTGCTGCTTGCGGCGATCTATCTGATCACCTCGATCGCCACGGAAGTGATTACGAACAATGCCGCGGCGGCGCTGATCTTCCCCATCGCTGTAGCGACCGCCACCCAGGCAGGTCTCGATCCGAAGCCGTTCGCCATCGCCATCGCCATCGCAGCCTCTGCGAGCTTCGCCACTCCCATCGGCTACCAGACCAATCTGATGGTCTATGGTCCCGGCGGGTACCGGTTCCGGGACTTCCTCAAGATTGGGATACCGCTCAACCTGCTTTTTATGGTCGTGACGGTATTCGTCGTCCCCATGGTATGGAAGTTTTAA
- a CDS encoding SLC13 family permease translates to MDILLVLTILVAALILFATDWIRMDMVSLMVLLTLGLTGLVSVEEAFSGFSNPAVITVAAMFILSSGLANTGALGPVGERLIRLAGNSEGRMIAAVMGVTALFSAFINNIGATAMLMPLVITMARKANTSPSKLLIPLAFASLMGGVCTLIGTPPNILMNTLLQQYSGQSFSMFDFTPVGLPILVFGIAYMALLGRHLLPKRKAGTLTEVYQVKEYITEVEVREDSPLAGSTIAKSGLEQEVGLKVRALLRGNQKFPRPHRNRKIQAGDVLFLEGDPESILNLRKKKGLDVVPERDNPLSVEPERIDEMVVVEASLTPTSELVGKTLREVRFGDTHGLTVLAIWRHGGPVVKKVDHVELRFGDVLLIQGPEEKIIHLGKEHEFLLLGGVSPAPYRPQKAPAAVLILAMVVLLAATGILPIMLAATLGALVMVLSRCLTAKEAYESVDWSIILLIAGTLPLGLAMEKSGAARLLADLIIGAVGPFGPWMVLGAVFLITFALTEVMSHAAAAVLIAPIAFNTALDMGVSPKPFFMAVAIAASSCFMTPISHQSNALVMGPGGYRFFDYTKVGTPLNLGIWLIATLLIPIVFPF, encoded by the coding sequence ATGGATATCCTCCTGGTTCTTACAATCTTGGTGGCGGCCCTCATCCTTTTTGCCACGGACTGGATCCGTATGGATATGGTCAGCCTCATGGTCCTTCTGACTTTGGGTCTGACCGGACTGGTTTCGGTGGAAGAGGCCTTCTCTGGTTTCAGCAATCCGGCCGTCATTACCGTCGCCGCCATGTTCATCCTCAGTTCAGGGCTGGCCAATACAGGGGCTCTCGGTCCGGTGGGCGAAAGGCTCATCCGTCTGGCGGGTAACAGCGAGGGACGGATGATCGCCGCCGTGATGGGGGTGACCGCTCTTTTTTCCGCCTTCATCAACAACATCGGGGCCACGGCCATGCTCATGCCCCTGGTGATTACGATGGCCCGCAAGGCCAATACCAGCCCCTCCAAGCTCCTCATCCCCCTGGCCTTCGCCTCCCTCATGGGCGGGGTCTGCACCCTGATCGGCACCCCTCCCAACATCCTCATGAACACCCTTCTGCAGCAATATTCCGGCCAGAGTTTTTCCATGTTCGACTTCACCCCCGTAGGACTGCCCATTCTGGTCTTCGGCATCGCCTACATGGCGCTGCTCGGACGCCATCTGCTCCCCAAGCGTAAGGCGGGCACCCTGACCGAAGTCTATCAGGTCAAGGAATACATCACCGAGGTCGAAGTCCGGGAGGATTCGCCTCTTGCCGGCAGCACCATCGCCAAGAGCGGCCTCGAACAGGAAGTCGGGCTGAAAGTACGGGCTCTGCTGCGCGGCAACCAGAAGTTCCCCCGGCCGCATCGCAACCGGAAAATCCAGGCCGGGGACGTGCTCTTTCTCGAGGGGGACCCGGAATCGATTCTCAATCTGCGCAAGAAAAAAGGGCTGGATGTGGTTCCCGAACGGGACAATCCCCTCTCCGTGGAACCGGAGCGGATCGATGAGATGGTGGTGGTCGAGGCCAGCCTGACGCCGACCAGCGAGTTGGTGGGAAAAACCCTCCGCGAGGTCCGCTTCGGCGACACCCACGGATTGACCGTGCTGGCCATCTGGCGTCACGGAGGGCCGGTGGTGAAAAAAGTCGATCACGTGGAACTGCGGTTCGGCGATGTGCTGCTCATCCAGGGGCCGGAGGAAAAAATCATCCATCTCGGCAAGGAGCACGAATTTCTGCTCCTCGGGGGCGTTTCTCCGGCGCCGTACCGCCCCCAGAAGGCCCCCGCTGCCGTCCTCATCCTGGCGATGGTCGTCCTGCTCGCCGCCACCGGAATCCTCCCCATCATGCTCGCAGCCACACTGGGAGCCCTGGTCATGGTCCTCTCCCGCTGCCTGACCGCCAAGGAAGCCTACGAAAGCGTGGACTGGTCGATCATCCTCCTCATAGCCGGCACCCTCCCCCTGGGCTTGGCCATGGAAAAGAGCGGCGCCGCCCGCCTCCTGGCCGACCTGATCATCGGCGCCGTCGGCCCTTTCGGCCCCTGGATGGTTTTGGGGGCGGTCTTCCTCATCACCTTCGCCCTGACCGAAGTCATGAGCCACGCCGCTGCCGCCGTCCTGATCGCTCCGATCGCCTTCAATACGGCCCTGGATATGGGGGTCAGTCCCAAGCCCTTCTTCATGGCGGTAGCCATTGCCGCATCCTCCTGCTTCATGACCCCCATCAGTCATCAGTCCAATGCGCTGGTCATGGGACCGGGCGGTTACCGATTCTTTGACTACACCAAGGTCGGCACACCACTCAATCTCGGCATCTGGCTGATCGCGACCCTGCTCATCCCCATCGTCTTTCCGTTCTGA